A single Pseudoalteromonas rubra DNA region contains:
- a CDS encoding EAL and HDOD domain-containing protein: MKVFVARQAIFNRKKQVVAYELLFRDGKQNCFPNIADDAATARLIMDNQLNLGTRYLTSGKKALINIGEESLNQELAHFLPSSDVILELLETIPPTKDNYERVRSLFHNNYRLALDDFTYSKDWEPFLKLVRLIKFDLVESPLDTIGPLVEQLKTRKNLKLLAEKVETEEEFVEAKKMGFTFFQGYFFAKPTMISQQDIEINYAIVMLIYAEVLKPHMNLGRISELFAQDTALAYKLLRLINSGVFPIKSRIESLKQALVYLGNERVLKFVNLIMTAHVATNKPTELTRLSIVRSRFCELIAQQIAPGIAGMSFLAGLFSLLDAILDKPMELLVGRLPFPEMIHDALLGKSNTLYYILNVVRAYESGSWWALQEACAMLNMEDESLPEFHASAVTWADMYRDHVY; the protein is encoded by the coding sequence TTGAAAGTGTTTGTGGCAAGGCAGGCCATCTTTAACAGGAAGAAACAGGTGGTTGCGTATGAATTGCTGTTTCGAGATGGTAAACAAAATTGCTTCCCCAACATTGCTGACGATGCCGCGACAGCGCGGCTCATCATGGACAACCAGCTCAATCTGGGCACTCGATATCTGACTTCTGGTAAAAAGGCACTTATCAATATCGGAGAAGAGTCGCTTAATCAGGAGCTCGCGCATTTTCTGCCCAGCAGTGATGTGATCCTGGAGTTGTTGGAGACGATCCCCCCGACAAAAGACAATTACGAACGAGTCAGGTCGCTGTTTCACAATAATTACCGATTGGCATTGGATGATTTCACCTACTCTAAAGACTGGGAGCCCTTTCTTAAGCTGGTCCGCCTCATCAAGTTTGATTTGGTTGAAAGCCCACTCGATACAATCGGCCCGCTCGTTGAGCAATTGAAAACACGCAAAAACCTTAAATTATTGGCTGAAAAAGTAGAGACCGAAGAAGAGTTCGTCGAGGCGAAAAAGATGGGTTTCACCTTTTTCCAGGGTTATTTCTTTGCAAAGCCCACGATGATTTCTCAACAAGACATTGAAATAAACTATGCTATAGTCATGTTGATCTACGCAGAGGTATTGAAGCCACATATGAATCTGGGGCGGATTTCGGAGCTGTTTGCCCAGGACACGGCCCTGGCTTACAAGTTGTTGCGGTTGATCAACTCAGGGGTTTTTCCAATAAAGAGCCGCATTGAATCTCTCAAGCAGGCTTTGGTGTATCTGGGGAATGAACGTGTACTCAAGTTTGTGAACCTGATTATGACAGCTCATGTAGCAACGAATAAACCAACCGAGCTAACTCGTCTCAGCATCGTTCGTTCACGTTTTTGTGAGCTCATCGCACAGCAAATTGCGCCGGGCATAGCCGGTATGAGCTTTCTGGCCGGGTTGTTCTCCTTACTGGATGCTATTTTGGATAAGCCAATGGAGCTGTTAGTTGGCCGATTACCTTTTCCAGAGATGATCCATGATGCGCTGCTGGGTAAATCAAACACTTTGTATTATATCTTAAATGTAGTCAGGGCTTATGAAAGCGGCAGCTGGTGGGCATTACAGGAAGCCTGTGCGATGCTAAATATGGAAGATGAAAGCTTACCAGAGTTTCATGCATCTGCTGTTACCTGGGCTGACATGTATCGCGACCACGTTTATTAA
- a CDS encoding DUF418 domain-containing protein, with amino-acid sequence MKAYQSFMHLLLPGLTCIATTFINVRNQYLDSLRGFALLGLSLTNLFFMANFAYGYVPPVTRDGMESALSLLTTVFAGGRFRTLFCLVFGAALVIQYKAQNKGGDNLFVIKSRLCVLGLFGVLHGYLLWPGDILLNYALSGLLALMWLDAKDRLLSAALLTVLPVILLVILSILVGEPGFDRSSAEYATLLSSLPVSYAQLLSQNISHFNMMIILIPLATLWNTLGLMLLGMELFERGWFSGQRFVSGKMMWTWWWGSVLASLLLWSNNETTVGHMLETLNWLAAIPMALCYLVLLQAIRQLWPKLSLVFAIVGRYSLSLYLLQSVVGILVFHFLFPVTRVSFTRVEYFGFFLALTLVQVILAILLDRAKKTGPAEYLLKRCVRRLSDM; translated from the coding sequence ATGAAAGCTTACCAGAGTTTCATGCATCTGCTGTTACCTGGGCTGACATGTATCGCGACCACGTTTATTAATGTGAGAAATCAATACCTTGATAGCCTGAGAGGGTTTGCATTACTGGGGCTGAGCCTGACAAACTTATTCTTTATGGCAAACTTTGCCTATGGTTATGTTCCCCCAGTTACACGCGACGGGATGGAATCTGCTTTGTCGCTTTTAACCACTGTGTTTGCCGGCGGTCGTTTTCGAACGCTGTTTTGTCTGGTGTTTGGTGCAGCCTTAGTGATTCAGTATAAAGCGCAAAACAAGGGGGGAGATAATCTCTTTGTTATCAAATCCCGTTTATGTGTGCTGGGCTTGTTTGGTGTGCTACACGGTTACTTACTCTGGCCCGGAGACATTCTGCTGAATTATGCGTTGTCCGGGTTGCTGGCGCTAATGTGGCTGGATGCAAAAGATAGATTGCTAAGCGCGGCGCTACTGACAGTCCTTCCGGTTATTTTGCTGGTGATACTCAGCATCCTTGTCGGTGAACCTGGTTTTGACAGATCAAGTGCCGAGTATGCAACACTACTGAGCTCTTTGCCGGTAAGTTATGCCCAGTTGCTGAGCCAGAATATCAGCCATTTCAACATGATGATCATTCTTATCCCGTTGGCAACTTTGTGGAATACATTAGGTTTGATGCTGTTAGGGATGGAACTATTTGAACGAGGTTGGTTTTCAGGGCAGCGTTTTGTCTCTGGTAAGATGATGTGGACTTGGTGGTGGGGAAGTGTGCTTGCATCCTTGCTACTTTGGTCAAATAACGAAACCACTGTGGGGCACATGCTGGAAACATTGAACTGGTTGGCTGCAATACCTATGGCCTTATGTTATTTGGTGCTGTTACAAGCCATCCGCCAACTTTGGCCCAAGCTTAGCTTGGTATTTGCGATAGTGGGGCGTTATTCCCTGTCTTTGTACTTGCTACAATCAGTGGTTGGGATTTTGGTATTTCATTTTCTTTTTCCTGTGACCAGGGTGTCTTTTACTCGCGTCGAGTATTTTGGGTTTTTCCTGGCGCTGACCCTGGTTCAGGTGATTTTAGCTATACTGCTTGATAGGGCAAAGAAAACTGGCCCTGCTGAGTATTTATTGAAGCGTTGCGTGCGGCGCCTTAGTGATATGTAA